The nucleotide window ACCGCACCTTCTGGAAGGTGGAAACGCAGGTCAAACCCGATGATGGCAACGGCGCGGCTTTCAATCCTTCGGGCTGGGGTAATCGCGAGGCCTGGGTTGGTGTAAGCGGTCAATTCGGCCGTCTGGGTCTGGGCCGCGGCTACCATCCCTATCAGGACATGGCCAATCTGTTCGACTGGCATGAGGGTGTAGCGCTGTTCGGCGGGTTTGCCATCAATCTGCATGACCGCCTGCTGCCGGCCCGGCTCGACAACGGCATCCGTTACGACTGCCCCACTGCCTCGATGTGGCGCTGCGCCATACATCTGAGCCTAGGTGAAAATCGAGGGGCCGATGTGGCCGCTTCGGACGCCTGGTCGACTTATCTGCAGTGGCAGCAAGGCGGCTGGCGCAGTGCACTGGCGCTGGCCCGACTCGACAATCTGCGCAGCCCCCAGGGATTACCGCAGGCCGGTCGGCAAAGCCGGGCCGCGCTGGTCTCGCTTGCTTATACCCGGGCGCCGTGGGAGATCGGCGTGCAACAACAGTACGGGCGAACCCGCGGTGGCGGCTTGATGTCGCAAGGGCGACTTACCCGGCAAGCTTACCTGCTGCATCGGGATGGCCTGCACCAGTGGAAGGCCTCCGTGATGCAGGGTGATGATCGCCGCCTGGACGGCCTACGCCAGCCGGATACGGGGTTTGTCCGCTATGCACTGGGGCGCAAACACGCCTTCAGCGCACGCACCGCGCTAATACTGGAACTGGGTGGTGAGCAGGCAGAAGGTGCTACCGCCGACCAGCGCTACCTGACCGCCGGCCTCTTGCATTACTTCTGAGCCGTGCGGCTTTGGTCTTGAGGACTAGAGATTGGCGCGCACCCAGCGTGTCCATTGTTCGAACAGGCCGGGATTGAGTGCCGCCACGGCCGAGCGCTGCCACATATCGTCCGACCAGAAGTCCTCGTGGTAAAGGCTGGTCATGCGTCCACCGGCCTCTTCCAGAATCAGGCAGCCGGCAGCGTAGTCCCACAGCTTCTGGCCGCCGTGCACATACAGATCGAAGCGCCCGGCCGCCAGATAACACCAGTCCAGCGTCGATGCGCCAAAGTTGCGCTGGCTGCCAAACGGCGGCAGCGTCGCCAAACGCAGCGGTAGCTTGCCGCCCAGCCATTTGACCTCCACCCCGGCAATGGCCTCGGGCATGGTGGGCACATGCTGCTTGAGCGGCAAACGCTGGCCGTTAAGGTGGGCGCCTTGTCCACGTGCAGCCGTAAAGCACTCGTCCGATACCGGGTTGTAAACCAGCGCCAGACGCGGCCGGCCGGCTTCCATCAGCGCGATCGAGATCGCAAAGTAGGGCAGGCCGTGGAAGAAATTGGTGGTGCCATCAATCGGGTCGATCACCCAGATACGCGCGTTATTGGCCCACAGCGCCTCCTGCTCGTCGGGCTCCATCTCTTCGCCCAGCACCGGGCAATCGACGATGCGCGGCAAGCCTTCCACCAGTGCGCGCTGGGTTTCCACGTCGGCTTCGGTGAACAGCGTACCGTCGTGCTTGCGGCTGCCCTGTCCCAGACGCAGGAAGCGCGGCATGACCTCGGTGCGCGCCACATGGCGGGCGAGGGCGGCGAGCTGTTCGAGCAGGGCGGCGTCGTTCATGGCAGACAGGCGCGGTGGGATTGGGGCCGCCCATTGTAGCGGGCGATGACGCGGTGCAGCACTCCGAATTCGGGCGATGGGCGCCGCTGCAACAGCGCGTGTCGCCCTACTGCCAAGCCGTTCAATCGCGTGCAGGCGGATTGGGGCTGGGCCGCTTGGCAAGCTTGCGCTGCAAGGTGCGCCTGTGCATGTTCAACGCGCGGGCGGTGGCGCTGATATTGCCCTCGTGCTCGGCCAGTACCTTCTGGATATGCTCCCACTCAAGCCGGTCCACGCTCAGCGGTTGCGCCTGCAGATCGGCATCCGCATCCCCTGCGCTGCGTGCAAAGGCCGCAATGATCTCGTCCACGCCAGCCGGCTTGGCCAGATAGTGCACGGCACCCAGCTTGATCGCCTCTATCGCAGTGGTGATGCTCGCATAGCCCGTGAGCATGACGATACGGCAATCCGGTGCCGCCTGGGCCAAGGTACGGATCAGGCGCAGGCCGGAAGCCTCGCCCAGCTTCAGGTCCACCAGCGCGTAGGCCGGGGCTTGTACGCGGATATGCGCATCGGCCTCCTCCAGTGTAGCGGCCGTACGTACCTGCCAGCCGCGGCGGCTGAAAGCACGGCTCAATACGCTGCGCAGCGCGTCGTCGTCATCAATGAGCAGGATATCGCTCATCGCGTGGGCAGCTCGATCTGCACACGGGTGCCGCCGCCATCACGACGCAGCCAGCTCAACTGGCCACCGGCACGCTCAATGGCCGAAACCGACAAAGCCACACCCACACCCAGCCCCTCCGCAGAAGGCTCGGCGGGCTCGCCCACGCTGCCATCAAAGCCGGGACCGGCGTCCTCCAGAATGAGGCGCAAGCGGCTGGCAGACCAATCCAGAGTCAGGCACTGCCACTCGGGGCTGGCATCGGCGGCATTGTCGAACAGATTCAGCAGTGCCTGCCGCAAGCCGAACGACAGGATCACGCGTGGCGGGGTATCCGTGCCAAGTACACGGTATTCCATGCGCGCATCGGGGCGTACCACGCGCCAATCATCCAGCACGGCCAGTATTGCAGCATCCGCATGCCGGGGTTCGGGGTGTTCGTTGTCGTCGCGCAGGCGTTGCAGCTCGGTACGGCAGGCCGCGAGTTGCTGGGCCAGCACGGTGAGATCCGCTTGCAAATCGGCATCGTCCGCGCGGCTGGCGCGCAGCTCATCGACCAGCACCGTCATGGTGGCCAGCGGCGTGCCCAGCCGATGCGCCGCACCCGCGGCCTGAATGGCCAGACCCATCACCTGCTGCTGACGCATGCCGGCCTCACGCGCGGCCATCAGGGCGCGCTCGTTATCGCGCAATTGGCGACCGATACGCGCAACCAGGCTGGCGACGATGATGGCGGCCGCCACAAAGGCGATCCACATGCCCAGCGTATGAAAGAAGAATGCCTGGCCGATCACCGCATCGGGAATCGGCAGGGGCTGATACCAGATCAGCAGCGTGGAATAGGTGAGCACCGTGAGCAGGGTCAGCAGCCACACAAAGCGGGCCGACAGGCTGGCAGCGGCGATGGTCAGCGGTAGCAGAAACCAGGCAGTGAACGGGTTGGTGGCACCGCCCAGAAAGAACAGCCACATGCCGTGGCCCACGATATCGACCGCCAGTTGGCGTGCAATCTCGCCCTCGGAGACCGCCGCGCCTTTGCGAGCCAGCCGCAGACGCACAAAGGTGAAGCCGTTGTAAGCCAGCAATAGCAAGCAGATGAAGGCCAGCGATACCAGCGGCAAGGCCCAGTCAAGCACCCAGCCAGCCAGCGCCATGGCCAGCGCATAGGCGGTGATGGTGAGGCCGCGCAGGAGGACGAGGCGATGCAGGGTGGTAGTCAGGGCGGTGGGCATGCCGCGATTGTAGCGGCGGCTTGCCGGCTTGCGGTGCGACGGCTTGTCGCAGTCACCAGGCGAAGTAACGCGGCCCTTCGCGCTTGAGCCAGTCGCGCTTGGCTTTCCAGTCGGGGCAGGCAGTCGCCACCAGTGCCCAGAAGCGGTCGGAATGGTTGAGTTCAACCAGATGGCACAGCTCGTGGATGACCACGTAATCAATCACCGGAATCGGTGCCTGCATCAGCCGCCAGTTAAGCCGCACCACGCCTTGCGAGGTGCAGCTGCCCCAGCGCGTACCGGCACCCGAGAGCTTGAACGCGCTGACCTGCAGATTCAGCCGTGCGGCCCAAAATGCCAGCCGCTCGCCGAGAAAATCGCGGGCTTCGCGGCGCATCAGTTTTTCGAGCGCCTGCGGGAGTTGCGCGGGATCGCTGGTCGCGACATGCAGCGCATCGGCATCAATGCTCGCGCGGCGAGCACCGAGCTGTACCGTGCGCGGCTCGCCCAGCCAGTCGACCTGCGTACCTTCGCTCAGGCCTTGGGCGACAGGGCGTTGCGCCATCTCGTCGAGTTTGCCCAGTATCCAGCCGGCTTTCTGATGCAGGATGCTGTCGAGTTCGGCCAAGGGGAAGCGTTGCGGCAGGGTGACGGCCAAGCCGTCGGCATCGATACG belongs to Chitinimonas sp. BJYL2 and includes:
- a CDS encoding M48 family metallopeptidase — translated: MARSLPESIRYCRLGGRELSVRLSRSSRRSVGLRIDADGLAVTLPQRFPLAELDSILHQKAGWILGKLDEMAQRPVAQGLSEGTQVDWLGEPRTVQLGARRASIDADALHVATSDPAQLPQALEKLMRREARDFLGERLAFWAARLNLQVSAFKLSGAGTRWGSCTSQGVVRLNWRLMQAPIPVIDYVVIHELCHLVELNHSDRFWALVATACPDWKAKRDWLKREGPRYFAW
- a CDS encoding ATP-binding protein → MPTALTTTLHRLVLLRGLTITAYALAMALAGWVLDWALPLVSLAFICLLLLAYNGFTFVRLRLARKGAAVSEGEIARQLAVDIVGHGMWLFFLGGATNPFTAWFLLPLTIAAASLSARFVWLLTLLTVLTYSTLLIWYQPLPIPDAVIGQAFFFHTLGMWIAFVAAAIIVASLVARIGRQLRDNERALMAAREAGMRQQQVMGLAIQAAGAAHRLGTPLATMTVLVDELRASRADDADLQADLTVLAQQLAACRTELQRLRDDNEHPEPRHADAAILAVLDDWRVVRPDARMEYRVLGTDTPPRVILSFGLRQALLNLFDNAADASPEWQCLTLDWSASRLRLILEDAGPGFDGSVGEPAEPSAEGLGVGVALSVSAIERAGGQLSWLRRDGGGTRVQIELPTR
- a CDS encoding response regulator transcription factor produces the protein MSDILLIDDDDALRSVLSRAFSRRGWQVRTAATLEEADAHIRVQAPAYALVDLKLGEASGLRLIRTLAQAAPDCRIVMLTGYASITTAIEAIKLGAVHYLAKPAGVDEIIAAFARSAGDADADLQAQPLSVDRLEWEHIQKVLAEHEGNISATARALNMHRRTLQRKLAKRPSPNPPARD
- a CDS encoding porin; the encoded protein is MRTRLLAPLVSLLCLPALAEGVQIYGAVNMGLVWLDNGSTQQIKVENLYALSRLGFKGEHDLGEGYRTFWKVETQVKPDDGNGAAFNPSGWGNREAWVGVSGQFGRLGLGRGYHPYQDMANLFDWHEGVALFGGFAINLHDRLLPARLDNGIRYDCPTASMWRCAIHLSLGENRGADVAASDAWSTYLQWQQGGWRSALALARLDNLRSPQGLPQAGRQSRAALVSLAYTRAPWEIGVQQQYGRTRGGGLMSQGRLTRQAYLLHRDGLHQWKASVMQGDDRRLDGLRQPDTGFVRYALGRKHAFSARTALILELGGEQAEGATADQRYLTAGLLHYF
- a CDS encoding inositol monophosphatase family protein — translated: MLEQLAALARHVARTEVMPRFLRLGQGSRKHDGTLFTEADVETQRALVEGLPRIVDCPVLGEEMEPDEQEALWANNARIWVIDPIDGTTNFFHGLPYFAISIALMEAGRPRLALVYNPVSDECFTAARGQGAHLNGQRLPLKQHVPTMPEAIAGVEVKWLGGKLPLRLATLPPFGSQRNFGASTLDWCYLAAGRFDLYVHGGQKLWDYAAGCLILEEAGGRMTSLYHEDFWSDDMWQRSAVAALNPGLFEQWTRWVRANL